Genomic segment of Hydra vulgaris chromosome 08, alternate assembly HydraT2T_AEP:
ATTACAAATTAatcgttatataaaaaaatcacaaaaacgCAAATTTAATTGaccagaatgtttttaaaaacattctgaatgtttttaaaacattctgaatgtttttaacaatataaacaatgttttcaattttattttttttaataaaatgtttttatttttattttttttactgtaaatcaTGCGCggaatgttgctacatcgactatcttatagcctgactcgcaagggagtgctgctacatcgattgacaaataaaaaattgttaaagcaAAAGATCAAATCAAAATTATCCTAATTCAAAagaacaaacaattttttgaaaaatgtagcTAATGTAACTTCCTGGTTGAAAAATAACTACagctaatataaattaataaaacaatttccaAATTCCTGTAAAATATATTTcctataatttaaattttatttcgaCAATCTTGCAGGTAAAATTACTGAAGGAGAAACAGCTTGtctatgaaaaaactaaaaaagtgtttttacttatttgtttgtatatatcttatactacTGATTTAGGTGAGCAGTGTGATGCattactgaaatagcctgctgccaggGGGTAAAAGCCAATAcgacgtatatatatatatatatatatatgcagtcaTGGACAAAAGTTTGCGACCACTGCGATTTTCacatattttataatgtattcTACTCTGAATTGCTTTTGGGCTACTTTAGTGCTACAATTTTGTACCAATTTGTGCTAATTGTCAATTAGAGTCTAAAATTGAtgtttacatgtttattttcagatataactgaaatattttggaatattttatattacagaGACCTTATTTGAAGCAGTACTAGTTAAAATGGTACGCGGTAAAGAACTGACATCTGAAAAGCGAGCTCAGGTCGTTATTTTGTACAAAGAGAACATTTCTATAAGTCAGATAGCCAAAAAGCTCGGTATTTCACATTCCACTGTTGTAGCTACAGTAAAGAGAAATCAAGAGCTGAAAAGTTTTAAACCCAGTTCACGCGCTGGGCGCATGAAGGTTACAAGCAACCGTATGGATAATGCTATAATAAAGGCAGCAAAAAAATCACTAAGAGCATCCTCAAGTGTCATTAGTGCAAACTGCCTGGATCACCATCCAAGAAACCAAACAGTCGGACAATACGCAGACGATTATTTGATGCAGGCTTGAAATCTTACCAACCAGCACCGAAGCCGAAGCTTTCACCAAAGAATATTCACGATCGCATAGCGTTTTGTCAGAAGTACAGGTAGTGGACATCAGTCCAGTGGAAACAAGCGATGTTTTCAGATGAGACAACATTCACGCAATTCTACTCATTTTGTAGACATATCAGACGCCCACCAAATCAGAGGCATAATCCAAAGTACGTTATACCAACAGTCAAACAGGCTCCAAAAGTTATGGTTTGGGGAGCAGTCTCTGGTAGCGGTCGTGCCGGCATTTGGATTATGCCTAAAAATACAACGATCAATGGTGCTGTTTACTTGAGTATACTGATGGATAAGCTGCCACCATTTGTACCAATACATGGCATCACTTATTTCCAGCATGATGGCGCACCTTGTCATGGTACCAAGACTGTTAAGGTCTGGCTGCGTTCTGAAAACATCCCGCTACTGGAACCTTGGCCAGGCAACAGTCCAGATCTCAATATTATTGAGAATGTTTGGACTGTAATGAAGCAGAAGATTGCTGCACATAGCCCAAGTTCTGAAGATGACCTTATCAACTGGATTAAATATGTGTGGGTGCAGAAGATTACGCCGGACTATTGCAAGAAACTGTGTGAATCGATGCCAGGACGTATtgaaaatattctcaaaaataaAGGATTTCAttgtaaatactaaaatatgaaTAGACATGCTGCTTAACCTGTATAGTGAgaataaacattcaaaatataTGTACTGATTTATAATTTACTACtcgtttttctaaattttgagtgttttttgtaaaaaattgcagtGGTCGCAAACTTTTGTCCATGactgtatgtatatgtatatatatatatatatatatatatatatatatatatatatatatatatatatatatatatatatatatatatatatatatacgatgtGCATATATGTAcgatgtgtatatatatacaatgtgtatatatatacgatgtgtatatatatacgatgtgtatatatatatatatacacgtcgTATTAGCTTTTACatcgttaatttttttacaaaatgagcTTTTTAAAACCACCTTATTTCAAAATGGGGCATTTTGGGGCagctaactttttttgtttctaacaGAATGACAcaaattctctttaaaaaaagaattggtTTCACGAAGGAAGTCTAAGGTAAAAAGTCCTAGCACTACAAAAATCAGATTAAACtcataaaaattgcattttttaaatgcattgttAATAAgatgtataaatacatatttacatttttttataaattaagataaatttatctattatctttatatatgatgaaaattaaaatgaaaggTTTTGTATTTAGggagaaaattaagttttaataatgataaaattttaatgataaaaaagagcTGTTTTCGgtcattttcaaacaaaaattaacaattaaatctATTATTTCAGTACTTATTCTTTTATACCGTCAGAAATTACttagtttctccgcgcagcggccttgctcggcaaggttcgtgttttggagttaaagagttgagagagggttgtaccacgaataacaactaaaaaataaaaaacacaaaaaaatgagtagcctcctcgactgtagtggcccccctcgggccttggagAGGtgaataatctaaaaaaaaaaaaaaaaaaaaaaaaaaaaaatataacaaactgTAGAAAATAGTTAGCtaataacattgtttaaatttcgctactcaaaaaactatattttggcCAAATTTCAAGTGTTTCTAAATCACTGTGCAGTGGAAAAAAATCACTGTGCAGtggaaaactattttaataaagactttaataaacgcttttgttgcaaatactctactattagtaaataattattgaaaattgatctataattaaaaagtattttaaacatttattaactatattttagtaaattcaattttagtaattattattgttttaaatagtaattaaatgtttaaatactttaaacaatttttaatcaatatttacataacataatatatttacatatattaaatcacgtaatatttgtaaaattaacaaaataattttacatcttgtatgactatttaaataataaacataagcatttaataaatgtatttactattattttaattttaaaattttgatttaaatattagcaaatctgttcatttaacttttactcaaatagatttacaattttgaaagtaaatttaaGGCACCTTTTATATTATAGATGTTTAAAGAACAGAAAATTATGGTatacatagttttaaaaatgttatattttttgattaaaaaatatttttttttttgattaaaaaacatattctattttgatttaaaaacatactatatttttaaaaacatattatattttaaaaaacatatattataaaaaatatattatattcttttaatcatcaagtataatttaaaaaattacatttaataaataagtttcatTTACTAAGGGTTCAGatgttaataaaacttttattaagttattttattcgttatttgtattattttaaaagtcaaaaagattattgaaaagaaacaaaactttctgaaaaaaattacgTTATGTTTTTTCGTTTTCATCACATAAACTAAAATAGcattcattcaaaaaataaatttgagcTATAGTTGTTAAGactgaaattttttacttttgttcatttattgtCAAAAGCAGTTTTATCTTAATTGCCAAAAACTAAAGTTAACTCCGAAtggatattttaaattgttctatcttttgaaaaagcaaACTTTTCATACATTCcgttgttataaaattttgctacaagtttttaaaattaagttttgtaacaacttttttaaaaattaacgttCAGTTGGTGCCTACCAAAGGACAGTTACATTAGGcgcttgaacattttttaaaaaaaatgtaaaatgaaaacaaaacaaactaattAAGTTAGAGCtaaacattaaaagttaaaaaacaacaaacttattgttatattattattagttgaaaacttatataacttttaaaccacaaaattcaagatttttttttgtatgacttTTGAGGTTTTTAGcgatttaacgtttttaagaatCGCATCAATGTTTCCGTTTTTTTACAAGAGTAACAATAAACAAGAccattattattcaaaactaagaatataataacaataaaaacgaTAGTAAATGGAATTTTAATGACTAGGAAACAACCCACCTTTGATATAATAAATCTGTggcagtacttttttttaaaaattttttcaatggtaatgcaaaagtattttctaaaaattgaaaattggcAAGTTGAGTCTTGAAAATTGGCAAGTTGAGTCTTGAAAATTGGCAAGTTGAGTCTTGAAAGATTGACAAgtgctaaaataatttttttttagcacttGTCAATTTTTCAAGAACTTGTGGAACGATGGAAGAATATACAcctcaaactatttttttggcATAAAACCTCagatcttttttcttttgctgTGTTTTATCGATTATCAATATTATGCGCTCAGATGTTGAAGTGCCTAGTTACATCAttatgtaaaaaagcaatttcttttttaatcaattttattgacCTGAAGAATAAACGAGGtagctaaaataaattaaaaattatttaaatactactgcattaaaaactaaaaaaaaaaatgttttctatttttaataaaaaaggcaaaagaaaaattaaactttttttgggcACCCATACGGCTCCAGCTGTACTAAAACAGGTCTGGGTTCATCTCATGAACCCAGACTTGTTTTAGTATGCAATAGTTATGCAACccctaaaaatacaaaaactatttttagggGTTGCATAAGATCTTTAAACATCAGATGGGTCcctaattttatgaaaaaaagtactTTCTCCAAAGTCGATCATGTTGGGtcttaaaagaagcaaaattatataaaagtttcaaaacaaatcttcattttataaaaatatttagattttagattttactggctagaaaataaaattttgtaactaaaaatgaaaaaatatttatagcaacTCTTTCTTGTGTACTGATCCGCATTCCTTTAAGTTTGCCTAATTGTGcaataaaaagttcttaaaaaaacttcagaacATTTTATTTCAGATTATAACAAAatccttattttaaataattcaaaaaattaatttttcatataattttacaaaactttaaatcattttataattattgtattaaTTCAATgcattataacaatttttaatatcttttattttcttattttaaatgaactttaaaaactcataataatgattttttttaattttatataaataaaacaaaaacttacgttGAGAAACATCTTTAGGTAGCTTTTTAATTCCATCAACTTGAAcaacaaaagataaaaacaacaacaaaagcatcattttgtaattatataatgtacctaaaaaaaatgtaacataaataattttattattatttttttaaatttaataatacttgGCTTTATTGCCAAAaacagtgaaaaaaatattttactgcaTTGCTATTACCTagtgtataacaaattatatattctCACACACaataaatattgaatttatcatctcttgatattattttacaaacaataaaGAATTATTCTATTAGTTACATTGTTTTTTACActagaaatataattttcacaaaattaTCACAGTTTGAATTGTTGCATAGAACTCTCATGTTTTTGAATAATGTCTGCTTTGGCTTtgtttatatcaataataaaatcagcccattcattttctcttttttgtttaaaatgttctcttaattcagagttttttaaacttttatcagaaataatatcaataatattagaTCCAGCATTTATAACTTTGCCATGTATACCCTCAATACGGTTTTCAAGTAGCTCTACGCATTCTGGAATTCTCTGTGTTGACTTTTCTGCAGCAATTATTATATctgaaaatgttttcatttgacgacttttttttaactccATTTCTGTAACAAAGAATGTGCACTCTCCTTTTAAAATTGCTCTATGGTCAAAAAGCCTGGATAAAATTGCAAAAGCATCTTTTGAAACTACTTCAATATTATTTGACATATTAtcctttaaaaaagaaatacaataaataataaatttaaaatctgttgaaAGTGTGTTCAAAAAtttgcataacatttttttttaaactaaaactttgtAGAATTTTATGCTTACTCATACTTGTTTGTACTTACATTAATACTCTGATTTtcatttattctaatttttgcTTTTGGATGTACCTttgtattttatacttttaattagtTTCTAGCACTCTTTAATatgagatttatttaaattagcaACAATATACAacacaattatttaaactaagagCAAGCTACTCAACTCAATAAGTATCTAAGCTAATTATTGAGTTGAGAAGCTTTAAAAGAACAATGAACCAATATCATTCAGTTCATTAcaacagaataaaaaagatCTGACACTGGTCAAAAAACACTCTGACAGACACGTTTCTCTACTGAATGCTTTACTCAATGAAGCAACTACATTTAAGCAGTTCTAGATGATTGGAAAAGttgtagattttattttcaaaagtaaaatagtataaaatataacaaagtacaacttttcaaaataacaatCAAACAATAGTTAGataagtgaaattaaaaaatacaataaaaaatataaatcgtGTGGAAACATTTACATTAGTATCAAGTTTGTTTTTGTGTCATACAATAAGGATCTGATTATTTATACTGATTCTtgaatatctatatttatattaatagtgGTTATTTTtgatcaaactaaaaaaaaaaaaaatttaaaatcaattttacataaaaaggCATTTTTTAATAGTGAAGCATCATTacataataattgtttaaaagattattttcaaatgaatttttgtattctaataaatgatatttacaATAACAACTGaactttttcttgtttaaaagttttccaAGATTAAAAGcctagtaaatattatttttaactatcaaaatctaaattaaaaattgttaaaacaattatttattcagTTAAAATATAGCTAAATACataattgcttaaaaataactgatattaatacaaatatttaataaactgactgattaaaaaactttgttgagaACAAAAACTGTAATTGTAACctaaaagttaaagtaaaaagaaagcttaaaaaaataggAATAGAAGATACGCCCTCTGATCCCagtgtaattaaactaaaaacacCAGcacatttcatatatttttaatttacattattcaAAACCAAAAGagaaaatgttatatattataatatttctaGCAAAAAtcagtaatttatatttaaaatttaacattaagaACGAATCagtaaaaatctttaagaaCAATATCAGGAAATTATTCACGTCtgcaaacttaaataaaaatccattataatgttttttaaacggAAAACAAGTAAGCTTCCTCGGAAACGTTGCATTATGTTTGCTAATATTCTTAAAAAGTAGTTTACTCTAAATAATACGTGGGTATTTACTACgtaaataattactttattttacttacttaatgaaaagaaaaataactataaacaaaacaatgacAAAGCGATTCTAATGGAAACATATTCTATTCGTCACGTAAACAAATATATGAACAGAACGTTgggttttttctttaaagttacaGGTGAAGATCTgggaatagaaaaaaaaatgttttaaagttttaaacaaaacatattgTTATCTTGTAGAATGAATTTTTAACACAATAGCCTTAACGCAGTATTGTTACGGTAtcgtattgctaaaaaaaacattccaaGATGGCAGAAtatacaataaaactaaaaagcaTGCGGATCACAGAACGTCATTGAGGCTCGCGAGCCGCATGCgtctttttttgaaagttttatgaACTTACTAATAATCAGCAATAACTAGTATTATACAGGGTGGGGCAGAGGAACATGTTTATTTGAATTAGCCTTCCTGAAGTGTGATTTGCTACGATAACTTTAAGGAGGGGCTTAATCAGGAGTGCAAACtgtaaagttttgtttatatgATGATCATCATATTAACATCACAAATTAATGCGGCTCGAGCTGCATTAATTTGTGATGTTAATATAGTGATGTAGTTATGAAATGGACGAACGTGGAACGTGCTTTTGCGGTTGAGGCATATTTTTCCTGTTGTAAATCAATCATCGCCACACAGCGTGCATTTCGTCGGCACTTCCATGTAGCACCTCGTGGCCGTATTCCAGGGTGACAGTCAATCGTTTCGTGGGTGAGGAACTTCAGGGAATCTGGAGACGTGAAGAAGAAGAAGCCTGGTCTCCAAAGAACTGCAAGATCTCCGCAGAACATCAAAGCGGTGCGGCAATCCATCTTGAGGTCTCCCCGACGATCTGCCCGCAAGTATGCATCAGCTTTTGGGTTATCAGCTCGTTCTGTTTGACGGATCCTTCATGAGGAATTGAAGTTCCATCCTTACAAGGTTGTTGTCGCCCAGGAACTGATTCCTTGTGACTTCGATGCTCGTGAGGCTGCGTGTAGGGCCCTTCTCGACTTGCCTGATGAAATGCTTTTGTTCTTCAGCGATGAGGCGCACTTCCATCTTTCTGGGGCTGTGAACAAGCAGAACATGCGGTATTGGAGCGCTGAAAATCCATGAGAACTTCACCTACAACCTCTACACTTGCAACGTGTGACTGTTTGGTCCGCAATATCCCGAGTTGGAATAATCGGTCACTGGTTCTTCGAAGAAAATGAGAGAACAGTTTCGGTGACATCTGAGCGTTACGTGACGATGTTACAGGATTTCTTCCTGCCAAAACTGAACGAGATGGGCTTGGACGATGTTTGGTTCCAGCAAGATGGTGCAACTGCGCATACATCAAGAGCATCCATGGTTTTTTTGAACGAAGTCTTTCCTGGGCACGTAATCTCTTTGAGGGGCAATCTTCAGTGGCCAGCCAGGTCCCCTGATCTTGCGCCTGGAGATTATTTCTGTGGGAACATCTGAAGTTCATCGTGAACCATGACAGACCCAACAAACTGAACCATATCAAGAATAACATTCGTGAAGCCGTCGCCAATATTCCTATTGAGATGCTGGAAAGAGTCGACACCAATTTCCGGACACGACTGACACAATGTATTGACAATAAAGGATGTCATTTGTgtgatatcaattttaaaactggcaaattgtaaaatttacttCTTCTTGATTATGCTATTACAAAATTCATTTGTATATATTCAAtacttttgttataatttatgtttcaaaTAAGCAAGTTTCTCAGCCCCACCCTGTATATTGCCGGAAAacctattgttttttaaaatggataaAGCAAAAGCTGACGATATAttatatgatgatgatgatgatgatgatgatgatgatgatgatgatgatgatgatgatgatgatgatgatgatgatgatttacatatgtatatatatatacatacatacatatatatatatatatatatatatatatatatatatatatatatatatatatatatatatatatatatatatatatatatatatatatatatatatatatattatataggtacaaaaaattctaaaaatattggaattttatatcaaaccagaacatatttatgtaaaaaaagtctaactCAACTTTACTACTCTTTAattcatagttatttaaattatgccaaTGTTGCATGGGGaagcactgaaaaaagtaaattaaaatgcgtttatcgccgtcagaaacatgcgatccgtttaatAAACTTTGCGTATCGATACACTCATTCCAAatcattttattgaaatgaaagttcTCGATATTTATgagcttaatgtttttaatgttttgtgctTTGTGTTcatgtggaaaaatgacatatctttacctgtttttaaagatctcttttgtttgaaaccaataaataaattacactaaataaataatacacttagaaacaaaaaatttatacatgaGCCCTTTTGTCGAACCaagtttaatcagttttgtattgcatatcgtgcaccctatctttggaataaaattgttttgttcaATTTCGACATGCATTTTACTTTTTCCGTTttcaaatataaactgaaaaatttaattatcgtAATGGATGATGTAGTCAggtgtttttaattataattttatattttctttagaacTTTTATTGTTAACTACGTTTTATTTTGATGATTATGTTTTGATGTAGTTCATATACACACGCTTgaaaaaggttctgatgataagatcagtacgatcttctttcagaaacctcgtttgtgtttgtgaaagtaaattatttactaccagacaacaaatgtaaactaaaaaaaaaaaaaaaatttatatatatatatatatataaatgtattagaTGGCGTTGCCATGGGTTCTCCTTCAGCGGCaattataactaatatttttattgggtTTCACGAACAAAAATGAGTTAGTAATTGCTCTTCCACCATACCGACTTTCTATAAACGTTATGTGGATGATATTATCGCTATTTTTAATCCAGAGTTTGAAGCTTAGGAATTTTTTACACATCATAATAAACAACCTagaaacttaaaattaactatGGAAAAAGAACAAGATAatcaaattgcatttttaaatgttcttatCAATAAGTCTGTTTTGCTTTCCACATCAGTCTATCACAAAAAAACATCTactgatcttttaaaaaatattttctagttTTGTTCCCTGTTGTTATAAAATTAGTCTTATACGTTGTTTAATTGATAGAACATAATAAATCAACAACACATGGCTAGGATTTGATAaggacataaaaaaattatctgattttttaaaaaataaccaatatCCACCTAAAATAATTGGctctgaaattaaattatttgttgataaaaagttaaaccCATCTGTGATAAATAGTATTGATAACCataatataagatattataAGCTTCCATTTATAggattttactcaaattttactaaatctaaagttaaaaaaatcattaaaaaatattgcaaatatattataattaatttaattttcactaCCAACAAATTACAAAACAGTTTATGTATAAAAGATCCACTTTCTTAGCTGCTCAAATCCaatgttgtttacaaattttcttgTGCTGGATGTAATGCCAGTTAAATTGGAGAAACCATCAGACACTTAACAACAAGGATTCGTGAACATCTTACAAGTGACAAACAATCTAATGTTTATAAGCATTTAGTTTATACtgttaattgtaaaaatctaagtaactatagtaactataattgttttaaaatttttcatactgctcataacaaaaactaattgaaaattaaagaaGCACTCcatattaaatgggaaaatccatctttaaataaaatgttcattataatataaatttgtctATCTGAttcttttttcatcttttttttttaaatttacttatagttttattcttgttttttttttgtttttttgctgtttagctatttgcggtatcataatttgtattataacttttattggTTTGTAACAGTTCTATTTGTCTGTGAATATTTCTCTGTAATGtcttcaaattttgattttatatttatatccagagttttaaattgtaattttatcttttgaaaatcTAGTATGTTAACTACGAAACatgtcaagtttaaaaaatatcgtgtttttctttaaaatatcttcACATTTATTGCTATTACGTTGCTCAAGAAAGATTTTCTCTGATCTGAATGCACACTAGTTTATTTTGTGCCAATTGGCATTAGAATTTACGGTgcaaaagataattaaaataaattaatgtttagaGGTTGCTCAATGGTcttttagttttacaataatAGCATTACGCCTTAAATAATTTCctaattttatcaaatgtttaatttagataaaatattaagCAAATTTGATGTACCATTATCTTTTATGAGCTAACTTCTTTGGTCATGTGACAAGCAGCCATCTTGTCATCTgatgtttttgattaaaaaacattttcattaattgtaattttttgctaaacaactgaaatatttaaagattttgaggttcttatttattttaatcctataaaataataattatagctGTTATGCCAATACCTCGTTTTTTAGTGCTAAATATTATTGGGTGACTTACTTTAGTGTTTGTAGTTTTATAATACTTATGATTTCATCACATCCATATTGAAATATTGAtcacatattttaaattatgtttgcaaattgttatttaatttctCAAGTTGAGTTTAACTTGGTATCAGTTAATTTTAGCTTGTTGCTGAAAATGAGTGAAAAGATAAGTTCTTCAAATTTTCCTTTGACACGTAATCGAACTGCAATATGGTTGATTGGTTAACCTGAGAAGAACCTACCAAACAATGTCCTTCCAACGATGGTTGATGTGTTAAGTACGTTTTTCCACTATCACAAAGCCTTGAAACAAACAGTTCCAGCCAGTGCAAAAGCAACATCTAATGGTTTAGCTCACATCTGGAAAAAAGCCAGAATTCCAATGACTTACCAGCCTCATATTGTATCAAAAGTTAAAACATGtgttgatgaatataatttaattaaaaagaataaaggaAAAGCTAGTAAGTCACAGATTGCTAGAgagaaagattttaatataaaattagatttattgTTTGACATTTCACACAAGGGTATAAACAAGCTAATTAAAATTgatgaagataaaatatttccGGAAGACCAAAAAAATGCTCGTATGATGAAGATGGCTGTAGAAGATGTTAAATTATCTCTACAAGAAAAGCGAACAGCAGAGCGTCAACAAGCAGAAACAAAAAGAAAGCAGAATGAGGAAGAGAGAAGACAAAAAGCAAATGTTGTCCTTACCCCTAGCTGTAGCCACTTTAGTCTTGATTGTGATAGTGTTAGCAAAGCAATAAAAGTCAGTGACATTCCTGATGACATTGATGATTATGAAATAGAAATTCCGGTTTATCACAAAAAACTAGTAACCCAATCAATTGACTGTTAACAAAGTCGTAAAAACAAAAAGCCACATATTCTCAATGAAATTCTGTCTTCTCCAGATGTATCATCCACACTTGATCGAATCAATTTATCTGACCAAAAATTCACTATATTGGCAGCTGCAATTGCTAGAGCAAGTGGAGAGGACCTCCAAAGTACACCATTATCAAGATCAACAGTCTGCCGCAAATGCATCATGCACCGTTCATCAACTGAAAATCATATTCAGCAGAAATTTATTTCAAGTGAGAAATAACATATGGTCGTCCACTGGGATGGTAAGATGATGAAGGATTTTCATAGTTGGTGCTGTCTCACCAACTATGAAAATTAACTATGAAAGTCCAATGTTGATAGAATTGCTATTGATGTGACTGGTCGTAACCTGGAGAAAATACTGGGTATTGTAAAGATATCATCTGGTACTGGACTGGCACAAGCAAAAG
This window contains:
- the LOC101235404 gene encoding biogenesis of lysosome-related organelles complex 1 subunit 5, with product MSNNIEVVSKDAFAILSRLFDHRAILKGECTFFVTEMELKKSRQMKTFSDIIIAAEKSTQRIPECVELLENRIEGIHGKVINAGSNIIDIISDKSLKNSELREHFKQKRENEWADFIIDINKAKADIIQKHESSMQQFKL